The region TGTGCAAAATGCCTTATTGTTTTATAATTTTGTCTCCCCATTAGACCAGAAGGTAAAGACTATGCTTTGCATTGGTTGGTACTGGGGACACACACTTCAGATGAGCAGAATCATCTTGTGGTGGCGAGAGTCCAGATTCCAAATGATGATGCACAGTTTGATGCATCTCACTATGACAGTGAGAAAGGAGGTAAGAGATCCCCCAAATCCGATAGTCCCATGCATGGAAATAGCATTGATGTGGCCACAATAGTCAACACTATAATGGGCTCCAGTCACAACTTGCTTGTTTTTCGGACTGTATAATTTCTCTCTTGCCCTTTATTTTTGGGGCAGTCCTGACCCCATTGAGGAATCTGTTGTTTCTCATTATTCCCTGTTATGTTTGTACTTTTCAGAATTTGGTGGATTTGGTTCTGTAAGTGGCAAAATTGAAACTGAAATTAAAATCAACCATGAAGGTGAAGTGAATCGGGCCCGATACATGCCTCAGAATCCATGTATTATTGCGACCAAAACGCCATCATCTGATGTGCTGGTATTTGATTATACTAAGCACCCGTCTAAACCTGGTGAGTAGAACATTGCCTGCTGGAATACCTCATGATGGATGTGGCTAATCCACAGCACTTATGAGAGTTGGCCTAAAAAGTTTTGACCACTGTAGTCCCAACTAGATATACTCTGCTCTTTATTCATATTTTCCAGTCATAAACACCTATATGCCATAGAGCCCAACATCTATCCCTTTGTCATATGTCTGCTCTCAGGGCAGCATAAAGCACTTTGCAGACTGTTCTTCATAGTCTGCAAAGAAGGCTTCAATGAAGGCCTAAACTGACAAATGCCTTTCAGAGTGCTTTTGTATATAGAAGCTGTAttgacttgtgtttttttttctttttccttttcttgCTAGACCCCAGTGGAGAGTGTAATCCCGATCTTAGACTGAGAGGTCATCAAAAAGAGGGCTATGGCCTGTCTTGGAATTCTAACCTAAGTGGTCACCTGTTGAGTGCATCTGATGATCATGTGAGTATGGGTCCATTtactctgacagattatctgccaaagatttgaagccaaagccatgaacagactataaacagggaacaggtcataaaggaaagcctgaaatatctctccttttcaaatccattcctggctgtggcttcaaatctttggcagataatctttctgtgtaaatgcaccctaatgcAGACTTGTATTTAGGTTTGCAGTAAGTAGTTTTGAGCTCTGTAGTGCACAATACCTGATTAATATATGTATTTAAAATAGTAATGTAACCTATATAATGAATTTGTGTAACAATTTTTGTTTGCAGACTGTTTGTTTGTGGGACATAAGTGCCGGGCCCAAAGAGGGCAAAATAATCGATGCTAAAGCAATCTTTACTGGCCATTCGGCAGTGGTGGAGGATGTGGCGTGGCATCTATTGCATGAGTCTTTGTTTGGCTCCGTTGCTGATGACCAAAAGCTTATGATGTAAGTAGGGATTTTAATTTAGTCTTGTAGATTTAGTTCATATCTATGCATTGTTCCCTTCAACTGTATTGTAACTTAGAACAATTATAATGTATGAAGCTGCTAAAAACTTATCAATGTGTTTTATATTATAGAGTAAGGGCCATATTATGACCCAATCACTGTAGTAAACGAGCACAGATTTCTTTTTGTTATACtttatgtataaatatatttttctttgccAGATGGGACACGCGGTCAAATACAACATCTAAACCAAGTCATTCTGTGGATGCGCACACTGCCGAAGTCAACTGCTTGTCCTTCAATCCATATAGCGAATTTATCCTGGCTACTGGATCGGCTGATAAGGttttaaaatttttttctttacaacgaTTTTAAAATTGCGAAAACTGTGTAGAAAATATGAGGTCTGTAGAAGACCTATTAAAGATCCTTGCTCAGGTTCCTAAAGTggctctctacccacaatctgacccccccccccccccccccaaaccacttgtaccttcagttagctgcttttaatccaagattgtcctaaaaaacaacttttaaacttacatccctgtgccaaacgggagtatctgtgccctaactgtgcaccacccctccgtccctcctccccaccctcttcatcattaggaatgccactggaacatttactcctgtctgaccattgcacagctgcttaacgatccagcccaataTTCActcagctgacgaatagtaggcaatctgcctgcagcattcttaatgatgaggagggacagaggttgtgccagcctgatgcatacacaatctaagccccacccgttggacacagggctgccaatttaaaagttgtttttcaggacaataactgcatcccctgccgagcggaccccaggacagatcttggattaaaagcagctatcggaaggtacaagtggtttggggggtcagattgtgggtacagaggcgctTTAAGGTTTCCCTGCCTATGCTGGATACGAATGTGGTTAGATATATTTTTGTTTGTGACCTAAAATAATGGCAAAGGAATTTTCAGGGCCACCATATTTAGCTAACCGATATTGGTTCGGTACACAGTGGTCAATTGGTGGCAGCATGGCTGAAAGTGCTTCTGGGTAAGGAAAATCTACTTTAGGCCACTGCAAAAATGATAGATACAAGTACAATGATTTACAAAATATATATTGTGCTCATGTATTTCTCTTAGACTGTTGCACTCTGGGATCTGCGGAACCTAAAGCTTAAACTTCATTCATTTGAATCCCATAAAGATGAGATCTTTCAGGTGAGTGCTCATGTTGACATGTATATCTGTGGTTACTTGAGAAGTCCAGTGACTTCTAAGATTTGTCAGctggcagggggaacataatcaATCACTACTTGCCTCTGCAGCGCTGGCTTGCCCCTTTGGGGTCCCCCTGGACTTTTTAcaacccagttgatggactgcctgctcagccactggCTGATGGGACAATCTATCAGGAAGGTTGGGTATTTTTCCCCAAGTTGTGGCGACattagtatgggggggggagagagaatacCTCCTAGCGGGGGTCCCAGTGCCTGTCACTTTGTGCTTTGGAGGCAAAGGGAGAGGCAAGTAGTGATTGTTATATTGCCCCCTCCTGCTAACCGACAAATTTAAACGCTGGGATTCTCCTTTTTTAGATTATGTTCCCACGACGTATAGATTGCAAAGAATGGATGTTGTTGAACGTCTGGAAATGTTCATGAGCATTATTTCTAGCCGTTTaacaacaatggctgttctttgcAGTCTTTAGTATGTCGTGGGAACATACTCTCAGAAGAGACATGTCAAgctcagaccctccagctgttttaaaactacaattcccagcatgcccggacagctaaagctttggccgtccaggcatgatgggacttttgagttttgctacagctggagggccagagtttgacacccctgccttaCTATGTCGCTGTCATTTTCGAAAATCCAAATCAACTGGATGTAAAGTTTGCAattttacactcaccggccactttattaggtacacctgtccaactgcacgctaccacttaatttctaatcagccaatcacatggcagcaactcagtgcatttaggcatgtagacatggtcaagacaatctcctgcagttcaaacagagcatcagtatggggaagaaaggtgatttgagtgcctttgaacgtggcatggttgttggtgccagaagggctggtctgagtatttcagaaactgctgatctactgggattttcacgcacaaccatctctagggtttacagagaatggtccgaaaaagaaaaaacatccagtgagtggaagttctgtgggcagaaatgccttgttgatgtcagaggagaatgggcagactggttcgagctgatagaaaggcaacagtgactcaaatagccaaccgttacaaccaaggtaggcagaagagcatctctgaacgcacagtacctccaactttgaggcagatgggctacagcagcagaagaccacaccgggtgccactcctttcagctaagaacaggctcatcgaaattggacagtagaagattggaaaaacgttacctggtctgatgagtctcgatttctgctgcgacattcggatggtagggtcagaatttggcatcaagaACAttaaagcatggatccatcctgccttgtatcaacggttcaggctggtggtggtggtgtcatggtgtggggaatattttcttggcactctttgggccccttggtaccaattgagcatcgttgcaacgccacagcctacctgagtattgttgctgaccatgtccatccctttatgaccacaatgtacccaacatctgatggctactttcagcaggataatgcgccatgtcataaagctagaatcatctcagactggtttcttgaacatgacaatgagttcactgtactcaaatggcctccacagtcaccagatctcaatccaatagagcatctttgagttgtggtggaacgggagattcgcatcatggatgtgcaggcgacaaatctgcggcaactgtgtgatgccatcatgtcaatatggaccaaaatctctgaggaatgcttccagcaccttgttgtatctatgccaccaagaattgaggcagttctgaaggcaaaagggggtccaacccgttactagcatggtgtacctaataaagtgtgtgtgtgtgtataaagatatagatatatatgcatTAAAACCAAGCTACATGtacttgtatccaggtacagtcccctgaaggcagctttttagtctggtGCTGGatgaaaaagagactaaatgcaggaagaaTCACTGCAGAGTACAGAGAATCACTGCTCGAAACATCCTTCAATCAAATGTCTGCCGTCTTTGTGACCGCTCTGTTGTCCGGGACATCCTGCGTTTGGtcttcagtagagatgatcgaactcgaaccatcggctttCCATTCAATTTGAATGGAAGGCCGATGGTTCGAattcgaacgaacctgaaaattcctgaTCGATCATCTATAGTCTTCAgcacaagaccaaaaagctgccatcaggagactggacctggatacaagtaagtgtagttttttttttttttttttttttttatgcattaaaTTTTAGAAGAAatcatgtaaattgcaaatatgcttTATTTCATTCCCTGTTTTAGAAgattataacagtgacactttttatTGTAAATCTGTTGCTTGCATATGTGTATGGCTTTACTTACACTGTCTTCCTACTAGGTTCACTGGTCTCCTCATAATGAAACTATCCTGGCTTCAAGTGGAACAGATCGCAGACTTAATGTTTGGGATTTGAGGTATGTGTGCAGTgttgatgggagatggtggtaggATTTGTACAAATGAAAAGAAAACTTGAGCACAATTataatatggttcccagcagcacggTATAAAGGTAATGTGCAGCTCGTGGAGCATACAGCCGCAGCAGATGCTGTACAAAGCAGTGTGTTATGCTGCGTGAGccagggagaggggcggcaactagtcacggctctcagCCTGTCAATGCAGGGATGGTTGACACACAGAGGCTACTAATGGGTTTCAACTTTGTTCTACTGCAGCTGGTATGTTCTGCGAGCTGTACTGTGCTGCTGTGAACCAAGTTGGTACAGTCTGGttccttttaacctcttaaggacataggacgtaccggtacgtcctatgtcctcattagcacttcaaagcggggccgcgcggcggccccgctttgaagtgccgcgatcccgggtgccgcgtgtagcccgggaccgccgctattagcgggcacggtccgatcgccgtgcccgctaattagctaatcggaggcagctgtcaaagttgacagctgcctccgattaccggaggcaacgtttccctggtgtctagtgggggagatcgctcctccgggaccttgtcccggaggagcgatctccgttactgatgccggccggggacgcgtccaagatggcgccgtcctcggctcggcactcgtttgattccggctgcagcagccgaaagcaaacgagtgccgatctcatggatctctgcagcatatctatgctgcagagatctctatgagagatcaaagtatatatactagaagtcccccaggggggcttctagtatatgtgtaaaaaaaaaaaaaaaaacgtgttgttaatagtaaaaatccccctcccctaataaaagtctgaatcaccccccttttcccaggttttaaataaaagtaaacaaataaataaataaataaacatgtttggtatcgccgcgtgcgtaatcgcccgaactattaattaatcacattcctgatctcgtacggtaaacggcgtcagcgcaaaaaaatcccaaagtgcaaaattgcgcatttttggtcgcatcaaatccagaaaaaatgtaataaaaagcgatcaaaaagtcgtatatgcgcaatcaaggtaccgatagaaagatcacatcatggcgcaaaaaatgacacctcgcacagccccatagaccaaaggataaaagcgctataagcctgggaatggagcgattttaaggaatgtatattggttaacaacggtttgaattttttacaggccatcagatacaatataagttatacatgttatatatcgttttaatcgtaacgacttgaggaacatgcataacaagtcagttttaccccagggcgaatggcgtaaaaacacatttcccccaaataaaagaaatgcgttttttttttcaatttcaccacactttgaatttttttctggtttcgcagtgtactttatgcaaaaattcagcctgtaattgcaaagtacaattagtgacgcaagaaataaggggtcatgtgggtttctaggtggaaaaatgcaagtgctatgaccttttaaacacaaggaggaaaaaccgaaaacgtaaaaacgaaaatgggccatgtccttaaagggttaaggacccatgacatctGTTGTGAAGGGGATATAGATAGGGCTCAGACTTGGAGCACTCTTCACGCTTTCTATTTTAGCATTTAGGGCTTATACCCACGTTCGTATTTTACAGATTCTACGGATGGGAAAATCCTGTAGAGGAGTTTTTCCCtgtccggcatgatgtatcaatatcatgccaggagcaGGAAAACTTGTTTGAACTTCCGCTGGACTGTAATGGCATAGCCGTGGGGATTCAAACATTTCAACACTCACAATTACAGTGCTTCCCCGTCCAAAATATGGGATGTAGAAATAAGCCTTTACATGccactgcaaaaaactgacagcagcattttaaATGGCTTTACATACATTATTAATGGTGTGGTGGTTCAGATCAGCTCCCCATGACTCAGCTCCCCATGACTCAATTGCTGGATCTCTTTGGAGAACTTGGTACAGCTTGCCTACAGGGGCACCAAAATAATGGATCAGTGTAGTACACATGTTCTGCACTGATCTGTATGAATAACAGTGATTGCTTATATACAATTCCTCTATGGGAACTACAAAAGTGCTaattaaaataacaaaactgCAAAGTAAATGACGAACAATAAAATGTCAGAATAGTGGGGGAGTTTTTCTTTGATTTTTGCAGTGGAAGGTTCCAAAAAAGTGATTTAAAAGGTAGATGAAAACATGGTTGTGTCAAACTACAGATTATGGCATGAAAATGAGCCTCGATATAGTTCCATAGACTGGAAATTAAAATCATAGGGTTCAAAAAAGTAATAACTATGCAAATAGACAATTTTACTTTTTACTACAATCCCTAAATTACAgaactctccattctttgtacgttggaaaacttgcaaaatcggcgCTGtatgaaatgattttttttaatgtacagacGCTTAGAAGCTTTctcatgtgtgtgttttttttttttttttttttttttttttttttttttttttttaaatctagtaAAATTGGCGAGGAACAATCTGCAGAAGATGCTGAGGACGGACCCCCTGAATTACTGGTATGGCTTTATCTTTAATGTTTCTTACTACATAGGCTTGTGAACTAGTGCTCTGAGAAGAACATGATTTTTAATAACTGAATAATGTGCCCTTAAATCATGTCTTTGATAGTTCATCCATGGAGGACACACAGCAAAGATATCAGATTTCAGCTGGAACCCAAATGAGCCCTGGGTTATTTGTTCAGTGTCTGAAGACAACATTATGCAGGTTTGGCAGATGGTAAGTTGATCTGAGTTGTTGCTTATGGTGCTATAAGTTCTATTATATAATGTAAAGTTATgtgaattattaaaggggttatctataaTTAGAgtaacatggccgctttcttccagaaacagcatcttggggtccttttacacacactcatctgccagatttttgaagccaaacccatgaatgtatttgaaaagagaagttacagtctttccttcatgacctgttctctgtaagtctgtttctggctttggcttcaaaaacagtCAGatcggtgtaataggaccctcagtcTCACTTTGTACATGATATTGCAGATTGGTTTCTATGGAGTAAATAGACCAGTGTTGCAATGCTTAataaaacctgatgacaactggtggtgctgtttttgaagaaAGCAGCAACTTAGCCTAAAATGTcatccaggattttttttttttatgtacccaCAACGGGAAAATGACGTCAGTCTTT is a window of Dendropsophus ebraccatus isolate aDenEbr1 chromosome 5, aDenEbr1.pat, whole genome shotgun sequence DNA encoding:
- the RBBP7 gene encoding histone-binding protein RBBP7, whose amino-acid sequence is MANKEMFEDTVEERVINEEYKIWKKNTPFLYDLVMTHALEWPSLTVQWLPDVTRPEGKDYALHWLVLGTHTSDEQNHLVVARVQIPNDDAQFDASHYDSEKGEFGGFGSVSGKIETEIKINHEGEVNRARYMPQNPCIIATKTPSSDVLVFDYTKHPSKPDPSGECNPDLRLRGHQKEGYGLSWNSNLSGHLLSASDDHTVCLWDISAGPKEGKIIDAKAIFTGHSAVVEDVAWHLLHESLFGSVADDQKLMIWDTRSNTTSKPSHSVDAHTAEVNCLSFNPYSEFILATGSADKTVALWDLRNLKLKLHSFESHKDEIFQVHWSPHNETILASSGTDRRLNVWDLSKIGEEQSAEDAEDGPPELLFIHGGHTAKISDFSWNPNEPWVICSVSEDNIMQVWQMAENIYNDEEPDIQPSELEAQGS